Genomic window (Kwoniella botswanensis chromosome 1, complete sequence):
ccCTTCTATGGCTCTCACAAGCTTCCATAAACCCTTTACCCAgctcatctcctttctcccATTCGTCCACTTCCTCGTATCCCACTTTCGTATCACCCCATCTCTGCGAGATCACCGTGAATCTCTGAGCTGGGTTTTGGTCCGATGGTAAAAGGTATTTCTCAGGTATGAGTGCAGCGTATAACATTGGCAATGCACCTTGATCGGCGTATACGGGATGTTTGGTCGATCCTAGCAGACGGCACTATGAAGACGATCCAGCATTATAAGTCGGCATATGTATTGAGAGAAGGAATACATATGAGGAATGGACTTTCACTTACAAGTACGAATGACCAatgatagaagaagaacttAATCTTGACCCACCAGAGGATCAACCCGAAACCATTCatgaagaagttggtggCGACACATCCGGGATCAGCCGTGAAAGCTCTGACAGGCCTTATCTGATTCTCCACCCCTTCAATGTTTGATGATGGCGAACCGTACTGTTTATCAAGCTGAGCCATTATCAGGTCACCCATATATTTACTTGCAGAGTATGATTTCTCGTAGTTGATCAGTTGGTAATCGTTGAGTGGTTCTGGAGAGAgtttggagaaggatgatgtacACGATGAGGTGTATATGATTCGAGGTTGGAAAGGGAGTGATGGGGGTGATCGTCGTAGTAATGGGATAAGCTCCTGTGCCTATCATGGAAGGACAAAAAGAATTTAGCTAAAAGTATCCAATATGTATCTGACCATGAATCGACTAatacaactcaccatgatatAAGGAGCCAACACGTTGGTGCCCCAAACCAGACCCCTCTCACCATCCGAGCTCATCGCACCTTTGATCTCATACTGATATTTAGGTAGACTCTGGGCCCGGGGTAGACCCTCTAGTATATTCTGCTTGAAGAACGCTATCCAGTCTAATCCGGAGAACGCGCCCATACCTGCGTTGAGGTAGAGCGTGGTGATGTGGGGGTATCTAAGGTGAATGATCAGACAAGTTAATTCCATGCCTGCAAGGAAGCGTGCGGGAGTTCTTGATGTAAGTCCGAATGTAGGGCCTACCAAGGCTCCCCTACTCACTttatcttcaatctctcacAAAATCCTAGAACCCCATTCCCTCCACCGGGATTATCCAGATCCACACCTTCCCAAACGATCCTCAAACCCTCTTTCCAGCCTTTCCTCACTTCTTCCCCACCTATCTCCTGTCTTTCCTTCAACTCCTGCTCGTGCTTTTCCAGCAATATCCGTCTAGCCTCAAGTGCTTTCGCCTCACTTCGGCAGGCCAATATCAAAGTCAACGTCGGTGGTTCTTCTCCTATATATTTGGTAGGTTCGTCcagctcaacctcatcaaagTTGTTTCGTAACGAGGGTGGTAGAGCGGTAAGTTGAGGTGTTGATATTGGTATACTAGTTGAGGGAGGTAAAGAGAGATTGGACAGTAATTGTTCGCATATACCTAGACCGAAACCACTatacatctcatcagctgGCTTAGTTTGGTTTATAAGTGTTACTCGTCCATAGCAAGAACATAGTGGATGAATGTTAACCCACCTATTGGCACCAGTCACGACTACTATGATCCTGTTATCATCCCTCTCTACTCCTTGGGGCAATTTGCTTGAATTTGAGCGGGTAGAGACCATTCTagttgttgatgttggacAAATACTTTACGGCTCTATCTAGGTTGTTTCACCTTCCCTTCTGGATGGCAAACAGTCGGTGAGAGTCGAAGAACTGCGTGTATGCATAGATCTAAATGTATGCAAGTGTCTTGATGTTGAGTCGCACGAGTTACTGTTATCATGTTACCATCCCACATCTTCCAAACGGAGAGAAATCCAAAAACAAACACACGGACCTAAGTGTACTGTAACTCATCAGGAAAACGGTGATCGCCGCCACCGAGACAGTCGCTCAGACCACGTGACTTGACTTTCGACGAGCTACAAGCATTCGGTGGCCTGTTTTTTCTGGTCGACCTCATCTCGGCATCCTACATGAGTTTGAAGATCTATCATAGAGATCATTGACAAGGCTTATCGTATCGAGCGAAGAGTCGACTTCAAGATGGCAGGTCCAAATCGTACGTTCCTCTAGCGGCTCTTTACTATCGATTTGTAGCTGCGGCTGAACTTGCATCTTTCATGGTCAGTCGAAATCTTCAAATTCGGTTTTTACATGTTCTTTCCTATCTATGTCATGTTCAAATTCGGTGATCCAGAGTGGTGAGTGTATTATTCCATCGTATATGGTGAATAAAATACAGAAGGATGAGAATCATCTGCTGATGTTGCTACACTTGCTTTTATAGGTACGAGAGTTATGTACAACCTGTATGTCCATCAAGTCAACACTACACTTACCCCACTTTACATCCAACACTGAACTCCCAATATCATGAAcatatgctgatattgatccGATCTTTGGATATAGTATAAAGAAATCTTGTGGCCACCATACGAATCCACCTATGTAAGTTCATCTCACATGAATTACTGGCAACCTTTTTTACCGTATCATATCGATCTTCTTTTATTCCATCTCAGACCTGTAACTAACAGGTATTCTGTCCTATTCATAGCAACCACCTCGTACGCACACAGGCATAAAAGAGGAGCTAGCACGTATGAAGGCCGAGCGACTGGCCAAGAAGACAGGACGTCCCGTCGAGTCTATAACGGCTAGTGAAATTGAGGCTGAGGGAGGTATAAATATGGCGTCAGCTGGTTCTACACCTACTCCATCGACTTCATCGATCGTACCGCAGACTCAAAGTATACCGACACAGACGAGTGCGAGTAGGTGGGGTTGGCCTAAAGCCAGTGGAAACGATAATGAAAGATTAGTATAGGATATAAGGGATCATAAGGTTTTGAACGAATTGATTTTCGAGAGTGGTATCGATTGGAGGACGGATCTCTATCTATAGATAAGCAGTAATAACACCATCATCAGGACTAGTCATAGTCATATCAACCATTCATGTAATCTGAGTATATCACTTCTCCATATACTATTATACCTCACAACTCATAGCTCTCTGGCGTCTATGTGGATTGCATTACATTTTTCGGTCTTTGCAAATGTGAACGTAAAATAAATCTGGTTTCATTTCGTCCTTCAGAAACAAGCTTTGCAAAAACGTAAAGTAGTTTACCATGATATATTATTCTCCATGCCGAGGTTTGTTGATGGCCAGTAGGCATAACCAGGATCTGTCCCTGGTCCGAATCCAGGAATGCGCTTGACCTATTCATCCGCAAACCACATGCAATACACGCTAGAGCTTATGCGACAATACCAACAGGCAAGCAAAGCAATCAggaatatcaatatcatgAGTTCATCCCTCTATCTACAAGAATCATTGTATTAAAAGATAGATGAAGGTGgaaaaccaaaaccaaagaGAGAGAATGTGTATGACGAGGTAGGGAAAATACCAAAACGAAATTAAATACAAAAACAAAAACGATCATCTTGTAAATTGGATAATCTAGTTTGTTTCTCCAAAGCTAATCTACCTGCACAAATTTGTTTTGGTCTTTTACCTCTTCGTCGATTTAACCATGATGATGTGTATGGCATTTTTGGGTcaaaagatggaaaagggtgatgagaaagaaaggaaactCGCAAACTGTCTATGATAAATGTATACGTAATACGTTTAAATAAGATCAGCTACGTTGAGAGgcatctcatcaacttgaGTGTTGTAGTAAGTTTCAATTTCTCTGAGCATCTTGACGTCATCTTGAGTGACAAAGTTGATGGCCACACCTTTTCTACCGAATCGACCACCTCTACCGATTCTGTGGATATAGTTTTCTTTGGAAGCTGGGAGATCGTACTATTCACGCAGCGAAGCCAAGTGATCAGTCACACTAATGCTATCACCAGACGAGAAGAGGTGTACTCACGTTGATGACCAAAGAAACTTGTTGGACATCGATACCTCGAGCGAGCAAGTCAGTGGCGATCAAGACCCGGGAGGAACCTGATCTGAATTCTTTCATGATGACCTCTCGTTGAGCTTGGTCCATATCACCGTGCATGGCAGATACGGTGAATTCTCTCTCGTGGAGTTTTTGAGTCAACCAGTCGACCTTTCTTCGAGTAGAACAGAAGATAACGGCTtgggtgatggtgacggTTTCGTAAAGATCACAGAGGGTGTCGAGtttccattcttccttctcgaCGGCAATGTCTGCACCCCAGCACATATCATCAGTACAGGGACAAATCACACAGGCGAGAGAAGTAAACCCACAGAATTGTCTAATACCTTCGAGGGTAAgttcatccttctttaccaaGATTCTGATAGGGTCTCTCATGAATTTCTTGGTGACATCGAGAACTTCAGGGGGCATGGTAGCGGAAAGGAGGACGACTTGAGTCTCAGCAgggagaagttggaagatgtcGTAGATGGAGTCTTTGAATCCGGTAGAAAGCATTTCATCGGCTTCATCGAGACAGAACATCTTGACGGCATCTGATTTGAGGGCACCTCGGTTGATCATGTCGAAGACTCGACCGGGGGTACCGACAACGACGTGAGGTCCTTCGGCGAGCTTGGCCATATCTTCTCGAACGGCGGTACCACCAACACAGGCGTGACAGTCTACGTTGAGGTAATCACCGAGAGCGATAACGACCTTTTGGATCTGTTGGGCGAGTTCTCGAGTAGGAGCAAGGATCAAAGCTTGAGTCTTCTTGACGGTGGTGTCAATCTAGCAACAAATATCGTAAGATTGCGTAAGCAACAGAACAAAGTCACATGGTATcatgaaagaaggaaggtaatGCTCACTCGTTGAagaatggagatggagaaagtAGCGGTTTTACCGGTACctgattgagcttgagcgaTACAGTCTCGGCCAGTGATGATAGGCATGATAGCTCTTTGTTGAATGGCGGAAGGTCTCTCGAAACCGTAGGCGTAGACACCTCGGAGGAGGTCACCTTTGAGGTCCATGTTGTCGAAGCTATTTAAGATCACTGCATTAGCTTACCgttcctttccttttcgaTGCAGGCATGGAAGAACTCCTTtcatgaagaaggtaaaagAGACTCACTTGTCGACAACTTGGTTCCAGTTGGATTCGATGAGATCACCGTTCATTTGAAGACCACCTTCGGTCTCGGTTTTAGGGCTATAAcaagggaaaagaaagcaGTGTTAGCATTAGCTTACTTATTGACATGACCACAATGACTTTGCCACCGTTTCTCTCCATCCTGTTACCATTGCTTCCATCTCAGAGCTGGAAACTCCGGTGATCCGATGAGAAGTGCTCATCTTCTGATTCCTGATGctatcccatcttctcccaatAATCGGACAGACGCGATCCCCAGCCATCCATCCGACATAAAgcccatctcatcacacaaCCCATAACTTCCTCGTTGTCGAATCTTGTACTCACTCGGACATGATTGcttttttggtttttcttGTGTGGATGATACTTTGTCGCTTGGCTGACAAGTATCAATCTACTTTTGAGCTTTTGAGTGGTGTTGTCTGTAGTTGTTTAATAGGTAACCCAGAGGTTATATGGtgaggagagaggagagcAAGAAAGACGTGCATGAAAAATTTGTATGGATATGAAAAATTGGCAGCTGGCACTCCTAAGTGGTAACGCGTGGGATTTGCCGCTGTGATTGAAAAATGAGAGATCAGGATCATAAGCTAAGGGAACAATAAAGGAGTGAGAGGGTATATCAGACGGAATTATCGAGTGTGGCACCGAATCACCCTCCTTACAGTATATTGAGAGCATCTGTTAGCAGCAGATTGTAAAAGATTATTTGGTTCTTACTCTTCGGTTGACCTTGTTGTCTTCGCACACCAGCAGAAGATGAGGGCGAGGAGAGCAGCTCTAGCTCTCTATACGAATGCCTCTTAATACTTCTTCGAACATCCAACCAAACGATCCCAGAGCTTTCAAACACCCTTCAATCCGTAAGAGATGGATCCAAAATCTGATCGACCTGTTACACTTCAGTCTGTTGAAAGGGGATATCGAAAGAGCCAAAAGAGCTTGGTCAATCCTTGTGAGTGACGCTGCTATCTTGTAATGGATACGGTCCGATATGCATACCAGATCCAATAGCTGATTACTACTATTCTCCTCCGCTGCGATACAGGTAAGATGTCGTGAAGTCAATTGGAAATCAAGATGGTATTGGGGATTATtaatcctttcttcttcttcctcctctacctcgaACGATGGGTATGAGTCACAATCTCAAGGTAGAGAAGTAGAAAGGTGGTTGAATGGATTAAGAGTATcagcaagagaagaagatgtaagCTAGCATTTGTGTTATTTGAGCTCAACAGATAGCTAATCTCTTACTGCATTCTGGTAGAAACCTTCATTACTCCATGCACTCGTATTGCACCTCATCAAATCAGGTCAATATCGCCATGCATACGATCAATTAGAAACGTAAGTTAGCTGTCCAGATACTCGATACATATATCAATATAGCTTGTACTGAGTTATATCCACGAATAGGTATCTCTCCTCATACCCCTTCCTCTTATCTGGACCATTACATACATACGCCGGTCTACTATCTTTCTACCTCGCTCAACCACCCTCTCTCCGTTTGGATGGTCAATCACTAccaatttcatcatcatttcacGATAAACAAGCTCTTCGTCAACATCTCTCTGCTGAGGTTGAGCTAGAACGATCATCGcgatcatcattatcatcttcaccacctttacGACCTATCGACCATGACCATCTTCCTGCCGATGCAGCGGGATTGAGAACTGCTAGAGGTTGGTTCGTTAAAGCTTTGGAAATTGATAAGACCGATCAAGTATCGAGGCAATTTATCGATTTGGTAAGTTATCTATATACTGTCTGTCTCAATTCTCCGATTTGGTTATAGATATATGAACATATGAGCTGATCTGTATCGATAGATTGATAATCCTGATAAAAAAGGCATtaacgacgatgatgagtcggatgaagaggaattacATAGGATCGAAGATAGTGATCAAAGTATGGAAGATCCTCAATCTGTGTCTGACACGGAGAATGAAGTCGAGGAAAGCGATAGTGAATACGGAAGTATAGAAGAGGGGTTATCAGAAAGAGATATTCTagataaggaagaagggtCGGATCAGGATGATTGAAAGTAATAAAAAGCGATGAAAGTGGAAAAAGAGTTGGTGACTTGATATAACTGCATCTACACAATTACCACGTATGGTAACAAGGTATCGTAGCATGTGCAAATCTACGAAGCACACTGTATCATGTCGTAAATCTACACTTTCATATCTCACTAATTGTACAAACACTATATCTTTGGTGCTTGTACTAAACAACCCCACCATAATTCCTCCTTCCAGTATTTACCAACCTAATCTCAGCGACCGGTGTCAAATTCTCACTTATAgcatcatcgtcttcgtcaaACGTATAATCACTATCTAACGATTTTGTTCCAGTCGCTATACTACCTTTATCCCTCATCCACGGTTTGGTTTTCAGATCGATCTCATAGACTGACgattctccttctcgttcTGACTGTAATTCCACATCCAATTCACTATTCAATCCTGTTTCTCTACGTAATTTCCTAAGACGAGCTAGGACAGTTTGTAATTCCGATTGTCTACCTCTGACATCACTGCTAGTGGTCTGGCAGGGTATTGCAGGATCGTtcggtggtgaaggagatggtTTAGTCGGACTCAATCTCGATTCAATCGACGTCGATCTCCTAGGTGGATTATAGAAAAGATCTTTACTGGTTGACGAAGAGTAAGTATGGATAGTTTGATTGTTACTGTACATGGAGGTGATAGAGTACTGATTCTGATTATGATGTAGCTGTGATTGTTGGATCACTCCACTCGTATCTTCTTCTAGATGTTGATTTTCTCTTGAGGCTTCGCGACCACtcggaggagaaggagtgaGTGAAGGTCCCTCCAATGTCGATGAAGCAGTGGGAGAAGGGTATATAGTCTGAGATGGATCAGTCGATCTTCTATATACTAACGATGGTCTATCCACTGCCGAAAGTGTCGTAGATTTGGAAAACCATATACCTCGTTCGGTAGCTGTACCAGATCTGACTCTGGTCTGACCATCCAATTGTTGAATCTCAGGTTGGACAGACATTTTCCCCACTCCCCGTTGTAattgtggttgtggttgtggttgagatTGGCCAGGTGGACGTTGAGGAGATCGAAGGGAAGAGAAATAATTACTTATCCTCCTTGATGGTTGGTTATCCGGCATTGGAACGGCCTTACGTTTGATGGAGTTGTTCCTGGGCATTTTAGGTGGTCGGATATTGCTAGATGGAGCCACGTTAGAGCCTGGCTTGATATCCATATCGTAATGCTGATTGTAaatttgattttgactttCTATCATGCTTGGCGGAGGCCACAGAGCCAGATCACTTTCGTCCACGCTGATTCGATCCGGTCGGTAGATGGATCCTACGTTCTTCTTggctgaggtggttgatcgaCTGATGGCCGTATTAGGTTGAATCGATTCTGGGTCACTCGGGTGAGAGCGGGATACAAGTGCGTCGAGGGATGATTGGGTGAATGTGGATGGTGTGAATGATAGGACGGGTGGTCGTCTGGTGGGCTAAGTATAATTCACACACACATAATTAGCATGACTTGTTATACATATACGAGTATATACGGCTCCATGAACCCTCCAAATCCTTGCCATAAGGAAGACAGCcaactcaccctcttcacaacaaccttctcaaccttcccTCGCTGTACCCCCACAATCATAGGATTTCCAATCCCAGCAATTTGCGAAGCTATCATTCCCATACCAAATTTCGCACTTGGCAATCCATCTaccccattcccatcaatAGTCAACTTTTGGAAAGTTCCTTCTATCGGATTGCCAATTTGCAATTTTGTCCTTTGTAAACTTTTCGTGGCAGACGTTGTCTTCCTCTGTACCAGTGATTTATTCGGAGCAGAACCAATACCAAAGGTAGAAGCGGGTGTACCAAACGTATTGATCGtatctctccctttcttcttcctcttcccttcgaCCAGATCGGATATTGTCTTTAATCTGTACCATATCAAGAACCCTATTGTTAAACATACTCTCGATACCAGGAGGACCGTCCGTCTAGAAAGGAGTATAATGAATGTTTGAGATCTTAAGAGGGATAATCCAATTTCTACATTAGCCAATATCATTCCTCCAATTAAGATATAGATAACTATATTCCTTTTTCGATCATTTGGATTATGAAATTTAGCCAAATAGCTCAAGAGAATCACTATCAGGATATATACCATAGATGATATCGAACCGACATacaggaagatatcgaataaTCTTTCGTCGGACGGTTTAGCGAATCGTACGAATACCTCGTCAGATCTCGATTTGAAGTAATTgagagataagaatgatGGTAAGATGCCCGCCACTAATGAGATAGGGATAAGAGGGGCGAAAAGGATACCGAAGAGTATGATACTGGATCGAGATTGGAGGGTGGTAGGGAGAGAAGGACGAAGTTCGAGGAGatatgaggtgagtgtaaGGTGGAAGAATAAGAGTGGAAGGGGTGAGATGAGTGCTGTGGGCGTGATCAGTCTTGTCAGCTTGAAGTGAAATATATGTGCGATGGTGAAGTGATGTAAACCCACCCAAGACTGTATCTTCCGTTCGGATGGTATCTAACCTTGGAGGAATAATATGTACAGTCAAGTCCCATGTTGTCATGGTCATGTAAAGCAGGATCTCACTAGTGAGGAGGATCAACGTTCTTTCAGATCACTATCAGTCAATATCACCTCCAACAAGGACATATCAGaatgatcaaagatcaatgaGAAGAGACTGACAATCTCGGTATCTTCCAGATGCCCACCAATAAAACCAGCACTACCAAAATCAATACACCACTAGGAATATAGATACCTAAAGCAAACGAGCAACAGCCTCATCAGTATACTCCAAATTCTTTCCCATATTGACACAAGATGGGTGACCCACCGATATACTGCAATTCGCTGAGACCAAGACATCTAATGCTGGATATAGGTGAAAAACAGAAATTCTTGGTCGGTATCGTTGTCATCCTTCATAAACATCTTTCTTCGACTCGTTTGAGGGTTATTGGCGATTTGTCGAAGGTGAGGATCAACCTCGTTTGGGTGTCGAATGTTGgaaatgaatgaaagaagaCTGTATAGTACGACCAGCATACGTTAAACTATACTGACTAGAAATAGAATCAatagaagatgatcagtcgATAAGTATGTAATACTCGAtattcaacatcatccagCTTGGTTGTCAGTGTTTACCCATGTATCGCTACGCAGAATACagatgacaatgatgatTAGCAATACACCGTACGGTACACGGTATACTCAAGGTTTGATGTCGTTCGTTGTTATGGGTATCCAAGGATTCAAGGAACCGAATTGAAGGTTTCCAGAACACATCCAAGCCACCAAGCGTGATCCAAGCGACCGATCATACCGTATCTGACCTTGATGAATGTTCCTGACGACGAAAGACGAGCGACGTATGTATTTATGTATCTCGATCTTCGACGGTGTCGGTGACATGTCTCATCATAATACATTATTAGAGTAAAATCAGAATAATCAGAAAGAAATGGTATCGGTTCGTTTCGATTGTATTTATATATCTCTCCACTCCACCTCGTTTCAACATGTCATTCTCTCGTGAGACACAATTGACACActaatcatcttctccttgatcgaACAGGAAATTGGCAGCCAGCTCTTCGTTCTTGTCACAAAGCATATACGCTTGTAAAACCATTTGACGATCGAATCCGAGAGCTTCGAGCTGAACtccaatcaatcaaagaCAATGAGCATCGATTCTCAAAAAGGATTATCATGACCTTTCGAATTAGAAGTGTTCCACTCACCCTCTCAACGgcagcagcttcttcctgAGTCAAGTTAACGTGCATGACCTGGGGTCCAccaaatccttcatcctcctcgtcaccttctccaccagcTCCAAGTAGTTCATAGAGCGCTTGGGGGTTTTCGTTGATCAACTGAGCGAGTTGAGGATTCGATGCAGCGATTTGTTGTAATAGTGGTTGAATGAGGGCAGGATTTTGTTGAACCAGCTACCAACATAACATAAACGACCATGAGCTTTCCCCTCGCTACAGCCAGATCttgagctgaagatggtacaTACCTCTCGGATCTGCTGTAAATGAGGTGCATTGGCTAATCCACCcgcacctgcacctgcacctccaGC
Coding sequences:
- a CDS encoding ATP-dependent RNA helicase eIF4A, coding for MSDPKTETEGGLQMNGDLIESNWNQVVDNFDNMDLKGDLLRGVYAYGFERPSAIQQRAIMPIITGRDCIAQAQSGTGKTATFSISILQRIDTTVKKTQALILAPTRELAQQIQKVVIALGDYLNVDCHACVGGTAVREDMAKLAEGPHVVVGTPGRVFDMINRGALKSDAVKMFCLDEADEMLSTGFKDSIYDIFQLLPAETQVVLLSATMPPEVLDVTKKFMRDPIRILVKKDELTLEGIRQFYIAVEKEEWKLDTLCDLYETVTITQAVIFCSTRRKVDWLTQKLHEREFTVSAMHGDMDQAQREVIMKEFRSGSSRVLIATDLLARGIDVQQVSLVINYDLPASKENYIHRIGRGGRFGRKGVAINFVTQDDVKMLREIETYYNTQVDEMPLNVADLI